The DNA sequence CATCCCTGCTACAAGGGATGACGCTTTTGCTTATGGGCATGGCCGCGACATTTTGAGGCTGAGAAACCGTctcctggttgatcctgccaccAACCTTAGGATTCTCGACTGGGAATTGTTCTATCCTGAGGAAATTGCCCGCCACACGGTTGACAAGTTTGGGCGGAAGGAAATGCCTGACGCTTTTATAAACGTGCCTCCAGCGTTCCCGCTTGGTAATGCCCCTTAAGCATTTTTGCCCGTTGTGTATTTGActgtggataattttttttggcatTTCTATATTTTGTACATTTGTAACAATGGACTTTGATTTTCTTTGTTGAATGCTTTGGCTTCTGTGTCCTtttacttttttcctttttcatggcaccacaagctgctaaggcttgtctttggtgttttaGGGTCtacgtggtctgaggacctacgcacCATTTCTTCATGGCACCGCAAGctactaaggcttgtctttggtttttagggtcggcgtggtctgaggacttacgcgcccttttttcatggtaCCACAAGCTGTTAAGGCttatctttggtgtttagggtcggtgTGGTGCCAGAACTTacacgcccttttttcatggcaccataagctgctaaggcttgtctttggtgtttaggatcggcgtggtctgaggacctacgcgttattttttcatggcaccacaagctgctaaggcttgtctttagtgtttagggtcggcgtgatCTGAGGACCTATACGCCCTTTTTTCAAGGCATCATAagttgctaaggcttgtctttggtgtttagggtcggcatggtctgaggacctacacgcccttttttcatggcaccacaaactGCTAAGACTTGTGTTTGGTGTTTAGGTTCGGCGTGGTTTGAGGACCTATGTGCCCTtatttcatggcaccacaagctgctaagacttgtctttggtgtttagggtcggcgtgatCTGAGGACCTATGtgccattttttcatggcaccacaagctgctaagacttGTATTTGGTATTTAGGGTCGGCGtagtctgaggacctacgcgcccttttttcatggcaccacaagctgctaaggcttgtctttggtgtttactGGGTGGGCGGTCACTGTCCTTTCTTTTCGTAGAATCTGTATTCACCCTTGGGAACTCTTTGAACAGAATTTTCAATGAATAAAACGAAATATATTCATAAATGGTGATAACGCAAACATTGGACAAAAGCAAAGAAAAGGAatacttaaacaaaaaaatagtacGAAAGTTAttgataaaaattttttaagtgCTCCGCGTTCCACGGGTGCGGTAGTTCCTTGCCCTTGCTGTCTTTCAACGGGTACGATCCAGGCCTGTGGTTGGCCACTACTAAGTAAGGCCCTTCCCATCGAGGTCCCATTTTCCCCTCGCCTTGGGTAGTCACCCCACTTTTCTTCAAAACCAGGTCGCCCACTTTAAAGGTCCTGAGCCTTACTCTTTTATTGAAGTACTGATCggctttcttcttttcttgtaACATCCGAGCTTCTACCATCTCTCCTTCTTCTTCGAGTAAGTCGAGGTATTCTTCAATCTTTTTGTCATTCTAGGCACCCGAGAATTGGCTCGTTCTGTAGGTTGGTAACCCTACTTCCACTAGTGTAATCCCTTGCTTCCGTATGCCAGTGTAAACATGGATTCCCCTGTCTGAGTTTTTATTGTAGTTCTATACACCCAAAGTACCCCTGGTAGCTCATCCGCCCAATCCTCTTTCTTCTCCGTGACCTTTTTCTTAAGGATTGAGAGTAACGCCTTGTTTGTTGCCTCAACTTGACCATTTGCTTGGGAGTGCCCTGGGGAGGAGTACTTCACCTTGATCCTTAACTCAGCACACCATTCCCTGTAGTAGTCTGAGTCGAACTGGCGCCCATTGTCGGTTATAATACTCTGGGGAATTCCGAACCTGCAGACGACATTCTTCCACAAGAATTTTGTCACGGCTTTGCCTGTGATTGTTGCTAATGGCTCTAATTCTGCCCACTTTGTAAAATAATCGACGGagactattataaatttaacacCACATTTTCCTAGCGGGAAGGGCTCTACCAAATCTACCCCCTACTGGGCGAAAGGCCATGGTGCTGTTACCGATGTTAACTCCTCCGGAGAGGCATGTGGCATGGGTGCGTAAGTCTGGCATTTTGCACGTCTCTTGGTGAACTCCCGTGCATCTCTTAGAGCATGAGGCCAGTAATATCCTACCCGGACCGCTTTCCTAGCCAACATTCTTCCCCCTACTGTGATTTTCACATATCCCTTCGTGTATCTCAGTTAGGACATACTGTGCTTCTTGTGCGAAGATGCATCGCAGTAAAGGAATAGAGAAACCtcttgttgagggaaaaatgagcgtattagcatattcttgtgaaaacctgtgtaaaatagtgttgtaacaagtgatGTTGAGGAAAGGCTTGAAGTGCTCATAATaggtcaaaagaaagtgacttcgctcgaccctcgctcgacagagcgctcgagcgaacttgtgcagagtgcaccgctcgaccctcgctcgacatgcagctcgagcgaactcaggcagattcaaccgctcgaccctcgctcgacactgagctcgagcgaacccaggcagagtgtgtcgctcgaccctcgctcgacactaagctcaagcgaacttaggcagagtcgaccgctcgatactcgctcgagcgaactttggcagattgtggcgctcgaccttcgctcgagccaatattccagatcacttacaatgtagggttttgaatgcctcatttgatgggaactataaatagaacaagtTAACTTCTGTTCTAGGTGTGGAGAAttagagcaaaaaccctaagggcctccaagaacctcttagagcaacctctcccccatttggttgattctctcttggataaacacgtctccaccacaacatacacaaaatcaactcttacttgagtccattgaagtggacatttttgttggccggaagagtccggagctgccgttgatgcagagatcgagaggttctcgtgggaagctataggaaggtcggagttccgacactacatgcgtgtagagatcgagtgggtcattcgtggtgttgcaagccaagtttagctactacaaaggttttgtgagtgtctctaaattggttgtaacaaactaaagtttctatagtggatttgaggtggtgtcttacacccggagtggttttagattttgaagatgttcttcaaatgagtttccactccgtgaacaaaatcatgtgttgattatttgtgttatttgatttatttattaactgcttgtttgattaattttcaaaaggccataaaaattagattacacctattcaccccccctctaggtgtagtgttgtgtagaaccactgctttttcaccTCTTTTATAAAGGATTCCATCGATGAGTAGGAGTCTTTCCGCCCTTTTCCTTATCTTTCTCGCCTCTTCTCTTGCTTCTGACAATTTTCCTTCATCCAAGTACTCCACTACCCTGTTCGCCCAATCTGGGGTGCTCGACCCCAAGACTCCTACCTCTATGCCAACAGCTGGGACCTCGATGACCCTTCTCTCGACTTGCCCTGGTAGGGGTACTTCCTCTTTTCTCGATGTCGCTCGTGCTAATCTGTCTGCGACCTCGTTGTCCGCTCTTAGTATCTGAGTTATAGCGAAATATGAGAAGAGATCGCGTATTTTGCAAACTCGTGCTAGGTACTTCTTTAACTTTTCGCCCTTAGTAGCGTACAAGCCCAAAACCTGATTTACTACCACTTATGAATCTGACCTAGCATCCACTTCAGTTGCCCCTATTTGGGCAGCCACGAACAACCCCGCTATAAGCGCTTCATATTCAGCTTCGTTATTCATTACTTTGAACGCCAGTGTGGCCATGTAATACCGCTTTTGGCCATCAGGACTCAGCAAATGTATCCCCAGGCGTCCGCCTATCGGGCAGGACGACCCGTCTAACAATATTCATGGCTTCCCTGATGGTGCTACTGCCTTCTCCTGGGGAAAGTCTGAAAATTCTGCCACAAAATCCGCCATCGCTTGTCCTTTAATTGCTTTTCTCTGCTCATATTCTACATTGAACTCACTCAGCTCGATTGACCAACCTACCAGCCTTCCTGTACAATTCGGCTTCCTCAGAATTTTCACCAATGGTGCCTCCGTCAGTACCCTTACTGTGTGGGCTTGAAATAAGGACGAAGTTTTCTAGCCGCCAATACCAAGGCAAATGCCAATAATTCAATTTGAGGATACCTTGCTTCTGCTCCTCTGAGAGCTCTACTCACATAATACACCGGATGTTGGACAGTTCCTTCCTTCTTCACGAGAACGGCGTATATAGCGTGCGGGGAGACTGCTAGGTACGCGTAAAGTACGTCACCCTTCTCTGGTCGCTTTAAAAGGGACGGATTGGCCAGATACTATTTTAACCTTTTGAACGCTTCGTCGCACTATTCATTCCAAGGATGTACCTTCCGCAATACTTGGAAGAAAGGGAGGCACTTTTCTGTTGACTTGGCTATGAACCTTCCCAAGGCAGCCACTCTCCCCGCCAGTCGTTGAGTTTCGTTCAAATTTTTTGGTGGTTTCATATTGATTATAGCCTCTATCTTATCTGGAGAAGTTTCAATTCCTCTCTCAGACACAATGAAGCCTAAGAATTTTCCCGACTGGACCCTGAAAGCACACTTGGCTGGGTTCAACCTCATTTTATAAAAGCGTAAGACTCCAAACGCCGTTCGCAAGTCCGCGAGGTGCTGGGCGGGCTCTTTGCTTTTTACTAGCAGATTATCCATGTATACCTACATAGATCTCCCAATCTGTTCCTTGAACATCCGATTCACCAGCCTTTTGGTAGATAGCTCCTGCATTCTTCAGGCCAAAGGGCATAACCTGGTAGCAATATAGCCCTCAATCTGTTATGAACGATGTCTTTTCTTCGTCTACTGCATTCATCCGTATCTGGTTGTATCTTGAATACGTGTCCATGAAGCTCAACATATGATGCCCCGCTATTGCATCTCCAATGATGTCGATGCGTGGTAAAGGGAAGCTATCTTTCGAGCAGGCTTTGTTTAAATCTGTGAAGTCTACGCACATTCTCCACTTTCCATTCACCTTTTGCACCATGACAATGTTGGATAACCACTTCAAGTAGTGGGCTTCTCTGATGAAGCCAGCCGCGAGCAATCTTTCAACTTCTTCCTTAATGGCGGAGTACTTTTCCGCGCTGAACGATCTCCTCTTCTGTCACACTGCCTTGTGCGTTGGGTCTATGCCTAAGCAATGCTCAATGACCTTGTTGTCTATACCGGGCATCTCTTAATGGCTCCACGCAAAGACATCCCTGTGTTCTACCAACAACTGTATCAAGGCTTCTCTATCTGCTGGCGGGACCTGTGTCCCAATACAGGTAGTAGTCCCAGGGTGGTCAGTGTATAATGTCACGAGCTCCAGAGGTTTGTTGACTTCTGCATGTTGTTGACCCCGGTCATCCCTGACTTCTATGTCTCTCTCGTAAGTTACCACTACAGGTGGTGGGAGGGGCAGTAAGGCCCCATCCTGTCCTGCCACAATGCAGACTTCCTTCTTTACTTTCCTTAGTTCTTGCACATAGCATTCTCGAGCCAAGGTCTGCTCGCCTCTTGCCTCTCCCACGCCGCCATCGGTTAGGAACTTCATCTTGAGATGGTAGGTGGATGTTACCGCCCTCAAATGGTTGAGTGTCGGTCTTCCCAATATAGCATTGTAAGAGGAAGGCGCTTTTACTACTAGAAAATCGGTCATTGTGGTTGCTGTTCGCGtccccattcctgcaattactGGAAGCGTGATTGCCCCTACAGGCTGGATAGTATCCCCTGAGAAACCCTTTAATGGCGTAGGGGAGACCCTCAGTTTGCTAACATCAATCCCCATTTTGACAAACGCTTCCCAGAACATTATATCAATCGAGCTCCCATTGTCTACTAGTACCCGCCTATTTGTGTAATTGGCTATTACGAGAGTTATTACTAGAGCATCGTCATATGGATACAGGACTCCTTCCCTGTCCGTTTCTTCAAAGGATATCACCATTCGTTCATTGCTAagctttggttgtttgtgtGCTCTATCCGCCACGAATACCTCTTCATATCTTACCTTCCGTGCATAAGCCTTTCGGCTGGATGTGGAAATACCACCCCCAGCAAAACCTCCCGCTATAGTCTTTATTTCTCCTATGGGCACCCTGTTCCGATCGCCTTTTGGGGGCGACCTTGCTCTCCTATCTTGGTGATCATTAACGTGGCGCCTTCTTTCTGGACTGAAACTCCGCCTTGGTTGTTTTTTAGTCTCCTGACGCCTTCTTGGTTTTGATCGTTCTGTGGCCATTCGCTCCAACTCGTCGGTTCCTGCTAACTCAGCGACTCTTTTTCTCATGGTCGTGTAGTCTTCAATCCAATGCGAGCTCATCTGATGATACTTGCAATACCGACCGCATGTTTTGACAGGGCGGcggctttccttttctctctcttcttctcgtACGCTTAAATTATTGTGCACCAGTCTGAGGTTGCGATCCGACTGCCCTTCCCTTGCTCTTTCTCGCCTACTTGGCATACCATTCTTATCAGCCTACCTGTTTCTCCGCTCAATCTTGGCATCTTCTTTACAAGGGTCCACCAAAGCTTTTAGAGTATCTTCTGCATTGACAAAATCATCCGCCCTGTCCATGAACTCCCTGAGGGTGGAAGGGGTCCTTCGGGCCAACTCCGCCATGAAAGGACTGTGCGGCCATACCCCTCCTAAGAGGGCGGCCAGAGTGATTTTCTTATCTTGGTCATTTTTTGTTAAGCATTCTTTGTTGAAACGGGCCAAGTAGGCCTTTAAATTCTCATCCTCCTTTTGCTTAACTGTTAATAGGTAGGCGGCTGGGCGCCGACGTCTCTGGCTAGGCATGAATTGGGTTTAGAACTGTTTTGCCAGTTCCTCAAAGCTATCTATTGACTTCAGTTTGAGGGTCCCGAACCATCCCCTAGCGGTCCCTTTCAGGGTTAGAGGGAAAGCTCGGCACGCAATCTCCCCTTGGAAACCGTGGAGCTTGATATGAGCTTTAAAGTTTTTCAGATGATCTACCGGGTCCTTGGACCCATCGTACATATCTATTTGGGGAACTTTAAATGTTGGCGAGAGCGACACAACCATAATTTGTGCACTATATGGCAAATCTATTTGGTGTAGTAGACTTTCCACCGAGGAAGAACCGCCCATCTTTTTTGCCATCTCTTCATACTTTCCTGCTAGCTCCTTCAATTcgtcatgcattctttctttctctactCGTTCAGTATCCTTTTCGACCCTACAATGGGCCTCATCTTCACCTTGCTCACTGTGAGCGGCCACATCGACATTATAGGAATTGGCATTCTTCTGTCTTAAGTCGTCGTTCTCTTTTTGTAAGGTTCCCACGGCGTCCAGAGCTCGTTTCAATTTTTCGTCTGCTATTAATATTTGCGCTTCTATAGATGACGGTATGGCGTCCATCGTTCGGCTCGCTACTGAGCGTGTTACAATTGGCATGTGAGAACTACGCTGAATCACATAGATTCCATAGACGGCGCCAACTGTTAGGGACGTGTCTCACTTCCAATCTTCCACTGTGCGGCCGATTTTCGCTGATGAAACTTGAGGGGGGCTCCTCCTACAAAcactctgatgcttaagtcaatCAAGAGGAGCCCCCCTCAAGTTTCATCAGCGAAAATCGGCTGCACGGTAGAAGATTGGAAGTGAGACATGTCCCTAATAGCTTTGTTATGTGTTCTTTCGTGTTCATGCTAGGCGTGGAGGTTTATCTTCAGTCTCTATTGTCGCCGATTGTAATCATAGTGGAGAAATTTAAAAAGGTAGTGAAGAGGAAGAGATGGCACTACCTGCAGATAGAGCATGGTGAAATTGATCCAGCTAGCTGCTCTGCCTCAACTGATGCAACACGCCGTTATTGCTCTTGCCTCTGGTTACCCCAGGCTTGATCAGCTGCTGTTATTCCTCAATGGAGGTGGTGATCATGGCGTTAAAAGAACTCGTTCATATTCCTACTACTGACCGTGATGTTTTGGATGATAAGATTTATAAAGTTTTCTTTGGTGGAACAATAATCGAGCAGCCAACGACAGTGGGAGGATCTGGCACTAGTTACTTGTATGGATTTTTTGACCAAGCATGGACGAAAGGTATGGCGCAGTTGTTTGACGAATTGCCTGGATAAAATCTTATGACTATTTTCCATCTTTTTGGCTCCATTTTTATTAGACTGGTGTCAAGATTTAGAGCAAGTTGGAAGCAAAAATTGgactattttttcttataattgtTATGAGagttctataaaatatttttgaaccTAATTTTTAGCGGAAGATGATCGTGCTTCAGTTTCTCGAGAAGCTCAGGGGTGAGTCACAAATCTTGGTGGAAGATGTTGTCGTTAAGAGTGCTAAGAAAAAAGGTTCAGCACTAGTTGTAATGGTCAATAAAGAGGCAGCGGGTTCTGCTACATGAAGCGTGCCTGGTTATATTTCTAATCCATTGCTGGGTTTGCCTCTTCTCTGTGAGCATAGTACGGACCGGAATGAGTTTTTAAAGCTTTGCAAAAAAGTTGAATACACAATTCGAGCTTGGTTTCTTCTACATTTTGAGGACCCGATCCAACTGTACTCCCTATTTGAAAAATGGGGCTCAGAAATTGCAGCAGCAGAACCTATCTCTTGAAGACACTACTAGAACAGAACTTCCTGACATTTGTATTTCAGGTGATGGATAAGAGTAATTTCAAGTTAACACCTGGCAACGAAATTGATGTTGATACAAAAACTGAAGAGGGTGAGACTTCTCTTATTCGGGCTGCTTGGCAAAGACTTGACCAGTATGAACCTTACAATGGTTATGACAGAAAAGGCTTAAGTGAGAACCCAAGGATTTAATATGCAGGTGGGCCTCCTGTCTTGAGGAGTTCGAGGTTTTCAACTCTACAGGTGCCGGGATAGTGGCATTGTTAATGTATAACCCTGAGGAGTCTATGCGTGCTTTTGCTGAGGCTTCTAAGAACCttgtacatgaaaaaaaatggcCACTATATCTTcgctcaaaaaataaaattctaaagaaATATGATGGAAGATTCAAGGACATATTTCAAGAGATTTATGAGGCCAAGTGGAATTCAAAGTATGAGGCTACTGGTATATGGTATGAATACAGACTCATTGATGATATGGTGGCTCATGCTCTCAAGAGTGGAGGAGGTTATGTAAGGACATGCAGGAACTATGAAACTAGGTGATGTCCAGAAGGATTTCTTAACTGGTTCTGGATCTCTTGGATTGATGACTTCTGTACTGATGTGTCCAGATAGAAAGACCATGGAAGTAGAAGCTGCCCGTGGTACCGTGACCTGGCACTATAGGATTCACCAGAAAGGTGGTGAAACTAGCACAAACAGCATTGCCTTAATATTTGCTTGGTTGCAAGGTCTTTCACATAGGGCACAACTGAATGAGAATGTTAAGACTTTTGGATTCCACTGAGAAAGTAGAAGCTGCTTGTGTTGGAGCCATGGAATCGGGGAATATGACCAGGTGCTGTAAAAAGAACATCCTCGTTTTTTACTCAGGCGGTGGGATACCCGATGTCAGGATCTTAACAACTGATGTCAATATCTTGTTCAAGAAGCATATCCCCACCTTGTGGGCGATGTGTTCTGAAGGGAGAGGTTTGTCACAGTCCGAGAACGTTTACAAGGCATCCATCAACTAGTTTGGGTTTATATGCTTGTTGGGCCATGGGCCACCTTACGTTTAGTTAGTTAATTTTCATTACAGGTTTAGGTCTTTGTTTCATTGAATGTAGTTGTTGTGGGTTAATGGGCTTGGCCCCTTTAGAGTATTTCTTATTTCAATTGTTTTATTGAGCTTTTAGTCTAGGCCGTATGTGGGACGGTATTGTTAAGACTTCTAAGGAGGGGCAGGGCTCTACATTATTTCATGCCAAAAGTAATCAAATCTTATTTCCTTATTTatcctcatcttcttcctctattCTTTGTAGGTGCTCTCCTCGAAGTGAGTCATtgcagtgttttattttatcaatcatTACTTGGTGTGTTACAGAGTGAGGGGCTGAGATCTATCGTGGGGATATTAGTGCAGGCTTACGATGCGTTGGGTTCTCTACTGGTAGTGGGTTTTCACGCTGAACTGCCTTGCGGTGCCGAGGAGTGATTGCTGTGAGGATAATGATAGACTGTTGCGATCACACTCACAAAATAATCATCCGAGATAAGAGAAAAAGTGACGGAAGTCTAAACCatttaacttcatttttaataataataataatccgaattaaaatgaacaacttattaatgatataacatttaataaaaatataatagtaataatattaacaataatAGAATGTTTACaatgataataaaaacataaaattgtCAGCACtcaaaaatttcagaccaatatcatCGGAGTTATTGAGTTTTTGCGATAAGTGTTGATGAATAAATCCCACATTGCCTGTAGACAAGGTCTTGGACATGTTTATAAGGTTGAAGCAAACCTCTTTCTTTGAATTGGTTTTAAGAAATGAGTTAAACCCATAAATttcttcatggtatcagagtctGGCACAGGATGAATGGGGCCTACACTACTTACCCCGTGACAAGGACCAGAAAAAATACTGGCCTGCACGTGAGGGAGGGTGTTGAGGAATAATCTCACATTGTCTGTGGACAAGGTCTTGGACATGTTTATAAGATTGGAGCAAACATCTCTCTTTGAACTGGTTTTAAGAGATGAGTTAGACCCATAAATTTCTTCAATAAGTCAGTACCCACATTAGCAAAGTTGAGGGCAACTGCAAAGCAAAGCAAGAGCGAGGAGATGAATTCATTAATGAAATCCCCTTCATCGATTTGAGTGGTTTGGGAATCTCTTATTGATTATCGCAAAACAGCCccttttttatatttaacttcatatatataatatatgagtaatgctacataatatcacttttacgtattccatgcacactctactgatatgattgactggattaattttttttaatatataatcaatcatatcactggagtgcacaaaagtaTACGTAAAAGtcactgtatataaaatttatatatatatataataatgattcCATTTTAACCTTTTGAATTATGTTAATAAACGAGGAAAttattacaacaaaaatcaaaataaaaacaactgtCATACAACGAAAATAACCACAACTGATAAATCAAAAATCACAACAAAAACAcgtacaaaataaaaatagaaaaagaactCATAAAATTCCACAACCAAATCTACCATacaaaccctaaccctagcaTCTCATAAAATCAAAATAGGGACAAAGATACAgaattatagagagagagagggagagagagatagcACTGCATGCGACACAAATAGTTCTGAAAAGTGAGGACTGAGGAGAGGCCTTTGAGTGAGAAAGAGGGAGATGTGTGGCTGACTGCTGTGttaatatatatgtgattaaAATGATGTCGTGGTTGGATATTCAATTCAGGTAAATCTTGAGTATCCGTTAAAATAGAAACCGGTTACCGTTAATTCCTGAAGTATGCTGAAATAAGACGTCTGGCCTGATcataattctcttttatttccGTTTTGAAGCTCAACGAAACTGCAATGAGCGATATGGCATAGATGAGCCATCCAATAATCTTGAGAGACGATGGAACAGGAGTAGTAACCCCGATGAAAAACGCCGTATATGTGAAGAATGCGCCACAGTTAACGAAAATTTTAGTTGTTACCATGTACTCGGGATTTATGAACCAGCCAACGAAGAAAGAAGCAAATGCAAGTAACATTGCCATATTCAGAAAATGGAATGCTGTGGGAAAATCTGAGTGAACTTGAATGTAGACAAGTGTTACATCGATAGCTCCTGTCAAGCAAGAAGGAATGATAATTTTAGCCCAGTTCATGTTGTGGCGCCGGCTCCGTTCAAGTAATTCAACCCCCAAGCCGACAGCTGGTAGCCCAACTCCTGCTTCTATGTCGCCGACAGGATCAGTAGTAGTAGAAGCTTCAATGGCCATGGAATTAGCTGTAGATTAAATTTAGAGAAAACTTGGACGAAATATGCCGCACTGCCATCAACGAATGGCCCCCAAAGAATTTTATAGGGTCCTTGTCCCCCAAAGATTTTAATGGGGCCCCCTTGGACGATTGTGCCTGCTGTTCTTCTTGGACGATTGTGCCTACTGTTCTTCTTTCTTCAATCCATAGCATTGATCTCAAAAGTCAATTTCTCGGAAATTTCTTCTTTCTCGGTTATTTGATGGAACCGCATGGTCCCCAAGACCACACTCACTCGACATCCAGGCCCCAGGCTTGCCCCGGCGAACATTTTGGGAATGTTTTTGAGAGGTGGCTACACTGGATGGGTGTGAATGTACGtgaaaatgaggaaaaactTCAGTTACTTCACGATTCAATGATTATGCTGATGCGATGATACTGCAGCGGAATCACGTAGAAAATAAAAGTATAcctcaatttttattcacaattttataaatatagaaaatggactttcaaaaagatttataatctttatatattctataaaattttaatatacataaaaatatcttttcaattttttttctatggtctcaaaattttgtataattcatatatgttatttattttcaagagtgtggtatcaccaaaattaaatcaaaattaagtttaggtgaaataataaacttactaATATGGATCtcaaagttttttattatacaatattaaactTCTTAATTTGAAatctaaagtaaaaatataagaaaaatcatttaagattggtgatctatatggaaaatagttgagagattttatactctagacttcattgaataagaaaaatcttatttaaggtctctattataatattgtatgcttaatgtgacatgaaaatatctagagtttacatcaaacttaataaactagcttacgtatatactaaaataaaagataacattctaaaaaatcatttcatagtttatacgaaataaataaattataaatatttcattataaaaataataatagatgaatattatttcatgaaacattatcgtcaaaaacttgaaacatatatattattttctatatatattatattatatagaataatCATTGAATCGTGAAGTAACTGAGATTAAGGACTTTCAACTTGTTGAATACCTGGATTATGTATATAACAACTAAGATTTCTGGAATAGCCAAGACTTCTGGTGTGTGTGAACAAAAAGATTTAGTGCTTCTGATTACTAACATCAAAAGAGGAATATAAGGTACAGTAAAATTCGTTACCCTGTTCTCATTCCagacttttttaaaattactatgCTGCAAGTCGAGCACAACAAGGTTCTCTAGATGAAAGTTTTGAGGTGGAATTTTCAATGGCCACTTATGCCAACATAGCCATCTTAGCTCTTTGGAAAGAAGCTCAAAGCGTCCAGTGAGATGCACATTATTGATCTGGAGCAACCTCAAATTCTTCATCTTTGCAAATGCAT is a window from the Carya illinoinensis cultivar Pawnee chromosome 14, C.illinoinensisPawnee_v1, whole genome shotgun sequence genome containing:
- the LOC122293571 gene encoding uncharacterized protein LOC122293571 yields the protein MPSRRERAREGQSDRNLRLVHNNLSVREEEREKESRRPVKTCGRYCKYHQMSSHWIEDYTTMRKRVAELAGTDELERMATERSKPRRRQETKKQPRRSFSPERRRHVNDHQDRRARSPPKGDRNRVPIGEIKTIAGGFAGGGISTSSRKAYARKVRYEEVFVADRAHKQPKLSNERMVISFEETDREGVLYPYDDALVITLVIANYTNRRVLVDNGSSIDIMFWEAFVKMGIDVSKLRVSPTPLKGFSGDTIQPVGAITLPVIAGMGTRTATTMTDFLVVKAPSSYNAILGRPTLNHLRAVTSTYHLKMKFLTDGGVGEARGEQTLARECYVQELRKVKKEVCIVAGQDGALLPLPPPVVVTYERDIEVRDDRGQQHAEVNKPLELVTLYTDHPGTTTCIGTQVPPADREALIQLLVEHRDVFAWSH